GTCACCATCTCCAACAGCACCATCCTTTGCCGGATCACTGCCGTTGGCCGAGTCAGCAGGCGCACCAGAGTCAACCGGAGCGGATGCCGAGGTGTCATTCTGGCCGGTGTTCTCGGCATCGTCGCCACGTGTGCTGAGTGCATAGGCACCGTAGGCGACCAGGCACACGCCGATAGCGAGCAGCACGATAGCGAGAACGCGCATGTAGCGGCCATCACCGGCACCGTCGCCGATGTCGCCGTCATCAACACCATCAGCAGCTGCGGAATTGCTAGCAGCCCCAGCGCTGGCACCGGTCGAGGCGGCGGTGGCACCAGCAGCAGCTGCACCAGCGGCGGGAGCCGCAGATTTTGGCGCTGTGTGTTGAGCATCCGACGGCTCGGAGTACGCATGGGCGCCGCCAGCGGCGGGAGCCTCCGCGTAATCGCTGTACTCATCGAAGTCGTCGAAGTCGTCATCGAGTCGATGACGGCCCGGACGCGGCGAATTCTGAGGGTTTAGTTGGTCAGACACATCCCACATCCTATATGTTCTGCCGCCGAACCGTGAAGTGAAACTTGAACCTTATGCGTCTTGGTTGTCCCGCACGGCGCGCAGCCGATGAACCAACACGGGTTCGGCCGCTTCGGCTGCCGGAGAATCGAGAAGTCGCGAAAGTACCTGGTGGTAACGGATTGTGTTGTTGCCGAAGTCCTCGGCAAAGCGACGCCGAATTGCCTCCTGCCGCGCACCGGCCATACGCGGCCCACGGCGGGCAACTTTCAGCCATTCCTTCTCAAAATCCAGCATTTTCTGCGCCAAAATGGGCTCAATGCCGCTGGTATCACCCACGAGTCCGAGATGTTCGGATGAGTCAAGCCGCCGCTCGGCCTCAGGTTCGTGGCTGCCACCTATGGGCTTCTTGCTCACCACTTTCCGCACCCCGCTTTCCTTCTCGCTCGCCCTGATCCTCTATTCTGCACGACACTGTCTATGCAGATACTTAGTGAAGATACATCGTCAGATCTAGCCACCCAGCCTCACCTACGCCCCACCTACAACTCCCTGACACAACTCAGGCATCACCAGGCGATTTAGAAAACATGGACGCCGAGTAGAATCAGCGGCATGACTATCCGTCCCATTGTGATTGCCGGAGACCCCGTTCTCCACACTCCTACCCAGCCGGTAACCGAGGACATCTCCGAGCTGCGTGAGCTCATCGAGGACATGTACGAAACCATGGACCGCGCCCACGGTGTGGGGCTGGCTGCCAACCAGGTGGGCGTCGGCAAGCGTCTGTTCGTCTACAACTGCCCCGATGACGACGATGTCTGGCACCGCGGCTGCGTCATC
The sequence above is drawn from the Corynebacterium jeikeium genome and encodes:
- a CDS encoding LytR family transcriptional regulator, producing MSDQLNPQNSPRPGRHRLDDDFDDFDEYSDYAEAPAAGGAHAYSEPSDAQHTAPKSAAPAAGAAAAGATAASTGASAGAASNSAAADGVDDGDIGDGAGDGRYMRVLAIVLLAIGVCLVAYGAYALSTRGDDAENTGQNDTSASAPVDSGAPADSANGSDPAKDGAVGDGDGEVPPPPPANEPGKPVPPAENPPAQDEANEAPQIDRKTVKVSVLNNSEVVGLADDLSKQMGEQGWGAGETGNAPEEKMGVWEKTTVYFDPRNEEEKAAAEQIAHDNGWEAAPRDDRLRDAPAGIVVVATDPAH
- a CDS encoding DUF3263 domain-containing protein, coding for MRKVVSKKPIGGSHEPEAERRLDSSEHLGLVGDTSGIEPILAQKMLDFEKEWLKVARRGPRMAGARQEAIRRRFAEDFGNNTIRYHQVLSRLLDSPAAEAAEPVLVHRLRAVRDNQDA